A stretch of Myxococcus hansupus DNA encodes these proteins:
- a CDS encoding flavin monoamine oxidase family protein: MRERTIILGAGLAGLAAAYELVLAGQDVIVLEARSRVGGRVLTLREPFSDGMYAEAGGKYVLSGHSALLEHAKTFGLELDSLPVPHMSALRPFHLQGRRILAPFGDDSGLPYILRADERQLGLAGLYRRYLFPLLEAVGDPLHPSWPGPDASELDGLTLREALAERGASSGAIDVLSLGRFDLVGDGIDASSALGVLRRELLTVGRGGVSAYTLRGGSERLPLALAGALGDRVRFGWAAMRIEQTPGTVSVCCRGDSGEHRTFTAERLVCAIPFSVLRGIEGGSTFSAEKLRAIRELEHTSVVRTFIQCRRRLWSEWGWTEDWLTDLPMMHVMDAAPTQPQAAGILEAYMAGPRARAASLLSDEARIAMVTDGMSQVASGLSSEVLRGASYAWDLDPWARGAFAWFRPRQLTQWGRALAIREGRIHFAGDQTSPMPGWMEGALRSGRRAALEILSGALA, translated from the coding sequence ATGCGCGAACGCACCATCATCCTGGGCGCCGGCCTCGCGGGGCTGGCGGCGGCATACGAGCTGGTCCTCGCGGGACAGGATGTCATCGTTCTCGAGGCGCGCTCTCGCGTCGGTGGCCGTGTTTTGACTCTGCGAGAGCCGTTCTCCGATGGGATGTATGCAGAGGCCGGTGGAAAGTATGTCCTCAGCGGGCACTCGGCGCTTCTGGAGCATGCGAAGACCTTCGGCCTGGAGCTCGACTCGCTGCCAGTCCCTCACATGTCGGCCCTGCGGCCCTTTCACCTTCAGGGAAGGCGCATCCTGGCTCCCTTCGGTGATGACTCGGGCTTGCCGTACATTCTGCGGGCGGATGAACGACAGCTCGGCCTGGCGGGCCTCTACCGGCGATACCTGTTCCCCCTGCTGGAGGCCGTGGGCGATCCGCTCCACCCCTCCTGGCCTGGGCCCGATGCGAGCGAACTCGATGGCCTGACGCTGCGTGAAGCACTCGCGGAGCGTGGAGCCTCTTCGGGCGCCATCGATGTCTTGAGTCTGGGGCGGTTCGACCTCGTGGGCGACGGCATCGACGCGAGTTCGGCGCTCGGGGTTCTTCGTCGGGAGTTGCTGACCGTCGGTAGAGGGGGCGTGAGCGCCTACACCTTGAGGGGAGGGAGTGAGCGGCTTCCCTTGGCTCTGGCGGGAGCGCTGGGTGACAGGGTTCGGTTCGGGTGGGCCGCGATGCGCATCGAGCAGACCCCGGGGACTGTCAGCGTGTGTTGCCGTGGCGACTCGGGTGAGCACAGGACGTTCACCGCGGAGCGGCTGGTGTGTGCCATTCCGTTCTCGGTCCTGCGAGGCATTGAAGGGGGCTCCACCTTCTCGGCGGAGAAGCTGCGGGCGATTCGTGAACTCGAGCACACGTCCGTCGTGCGCACTTTCATCCAGTGTCGGCGCCGGCTCTGGTCGGAGTGGGGGTGGACGGAGGATTGGCTGACGGACCTCCCCATGATGCACGTCATGGATGCGGCACCGACGCAGCCGCAGGCCGCTGGCATCCTCGAAGCGTACATGGCGGGCCCGAGGGCCCGCGCCGCGAGTCTTCTCTCCGATGAGGCGCGCATCGCCATGGTGACGGACGGAATGAGCCAGGTCGCTTCGGGGCTCTCCTCCGAAGTGCTTCGTGGCGCCTCGTACGCGTGGGACCTGGACCCGTGGGCCCGGGGCGCCTTCGCGTGGTTCCGGCCGAGGCAACTCACGCAGTGGGGAAGGGCGCTCGCCATCCGAGAGGGCCGCATTCACTTCGCGGGAGACCAAACCTCTCCCATGCCCGGATGGATGGAGGGAGCGCTCCGGTCCGGTCGGCGCGCCGCCCTCGAAATTCTCTCCGGAGCACTTGCGTAA
- a CDS encoding 50S ribosomal protein L11 methyltransferase translates to MSRDPRPDVPPQGPLPSEASSETPSDAAFTWHSESAVPAPARLSPVNDRLSADTALKRVKRGEFLLYSGDFHNAKQLIGALSRRLPQPAKARSPLEAFRAERRARQLEHETLSRIVVSLDRDYRLGLARAPDTSLTCLQVWGAPTMDTTVVPLKQLLGMLGAAEWRRKGLAVPGLTGLLHPHYGVYLPTRTDYVELLLSLTEVKGKRVFDIGTGTGVLSFLLLQRGAASVQATDCDSRAVACSRENAVQLGLGKRFQVAEADLFPKGTADIVVCNPPWIPEPPKNRVDRAVFDEDSEFLKRFLEGLSASLAPGGVGLLLLSDLAVLLGLRPQGWLEAQFERCGLAVQWARSTPARHSKAKDKSDPLHMARSRESTTLYCLKPVSP, encoded by the coding sequence ATGTCCCGCGATCCCCGACCCGACGTCCCGCCCCAGGGGCCGCTCCCCTCCGAAGCTTCGTCCGAGACGCCGTCGGATGCCGCCTTCACCTGGCACTCCGAGAGCGCGGTCCCCGCGCCTGCCCGCTTGTCCCCTGTGAATGACCGGCTCAGCGCGGACACGGCGCTCAAGCGGGTGAAGCGAGGCGAGTTCCTGCTTTACTCTGGAGACTTTCACAACGCGAAGCAGCTCATCGGCGCGCTGAGCCGACGGCTGCCGCAGCCGGCGAAGGCGCGCTCGCCGCTGGAGGCCTTCCGTGCGGAGCGCCGGGCACGGCAGCTCGAACACGAGACGCTGTCGCGCATCGTGGTGTCCCTTGACCGCGATTACAGGCTCGGGCTCGCACGGGCCCCGGACACGTCCCTGACGTGTCTGCAGGTCTGGGGCGCGCCAACGATGGACACCACCGTGGTCCCGCTCAAGCAGCTCCTCGGCATGCTCGGTGCGGCGGAGTGGCGGCGCAAGGGGCTCGCCGTTCCTGGCCTCACGGGTCTGCTTCACCCTCACTACGGCGTCTACCTTCCGACGCGCACGGATTATGTGGAGCTGCTGCTGTCGCTCACGGAGGTGAAGGGCAAGCGGGTGTTCGACATCGGCACGGGGACCGGCGTGCTCTCGTTCCTCCTCCTCCAGCGCGGCGCGGCCTCCGTGCAGGCGACCGACTGTGATTCGCGCGCCGTGGCCTGTTCCCGAGAGAACGCGGTGCAGCTCGGACTTGGAAAGCGCTTCCAGGTGGCCGAGGCCGACTTGTTTCCGAAGGGCACGGCGGACATCGTGGTGTGCAATCCCCCTTGGATTCCCGAACCGCCCAAGAACCGGGTGGACCGCGCGGTGTTCGATGAGGACAGCGAGTTCCTGAAGCGCTTTCTCGAAGGGCTCTCTGCTTCGCTCGCGCCCGGAGGCGTGGGACTGCTGCTCCTGTCGGACCTCGCGGTGCTGCTGGGGCTGCGTCCACAGGGGTGGCTCGAAGCGCAGTTCGAGCGTTGCGGCCTCGCGGTGCAGTGGGCGCGGTCGACTCCGGCGCGGCACTCGAAGGCGAAGGACAAGTCGGACCCGCTGCACATGGCGCGCTCTCGCGAGAGCACCACGCTCTACTGTTTGAAGCCGGTGAGTCCGTAG
- a CDS encoding DsbA family protein: MNNAPHGTAPGNNDLPSCDTETGVCTVSDAPEEPPRQQPAEKPGPTLIYVGDPMCSWCWGISPGLRQLEAHAHRLGIPFHIWVGGLRPGGGDAWNAGFKAFLRHHWEEIAARTGQPFTYRLLERASFNYDTEPACRAFVVLRAMLHETRAPSTRRYDAFAAVQQKFYAQGEDPTAPSFYESICADVGVAFESFLPRFEHADAKAATAQEFREARGLGVSAFPTVLYRSDAGTKVLASGYATGPQMIAALDRAAQEPRR, from the coding sequence TTGAACAACGCCCCCCATGGAACGGCCCCAGGCAATAACGACCTCCCCTCCTGCGATACCGAAACCGGGGTTTGCACCGTCTCGGATGCACCAGAGGAGCCGCCCAGGCAGCAACCTGCGGAAAAGCCCGGCCCCACGCTGATCTACGTGGGTGACCCGATGTGTTCCTGGTGCTGGGGGATATCGCCGGGCCTTCGGCAGTTGGAAGCCCACGCGCACCGTTTGGGCATCCCGTTCCACATCTGGGTGGGCGGGCTTCGTCCCGGAGGCGGTGACGCGTGGAACGCGGGTTTCAAGGCCTTTCTGCGTCACCACTGGGAAGAGATTGCCGCCCGCACCGGGCAACCCTTCACCTACCGGCTGCTGGAGCGCGCGTCGTTCAACTACGACACCGAGCCCGCGTGCCGCGCGTTCGTCGTGCTCCGAGCCATGTTGCATGAGACGCGCGCGCCCTCGACACGGCGCTACGACGCATTCGCCGCCGTTCAGCAGAAGTTCTATGCGCAGGGCGAGGACCCGACCGCCCCCTCCTTCTACGAAAGCATCTGTGCTGACGTCGGCGTTGCCTTCGAATCGTTCCTTCCCCGATTCGAGCACGCGGACGCCAAGGCAGCGACGGCCCAGGAGTTCAGAGAAGCCCGAGGACTGGGCGTCAGCGCGTTCCCAACAGTGTTGTATCGCAGCGACGCGGGAACGAAGGTCCTCGCCAGTGGCTACGCGACCGGGCCTCAGATGATCGCTGCGCTCGACAGGGCCGCTCAAGAGCCTCGGCGGTAG
- a CDS encoding NADase-type glycan-binding domain-containing protein, which yields MRRLLLAPLLLVTAAHAAPNVPPGYVQTDDWLERNSQPERYGPLNVLDGRDTTVWCVNGEAPAFTFGFKEIVTIDEVRVYTGDGSDRAAFKARARARKLTVTGVKEARSVSVEDKRGLQAVPLKPALRGARFTLEVSDRFRGANDDAPVCVTDIVFYSGGKALNGTWLAPKLKYNARLAPLLGTWFGGLKGAPHRFLSFYLDGTYSFTEEPLEGEVSSTVSGAYTLSGDKLSLEVPSVGRVTARFPKGDAEGTRAPDAALEFDGPVTEAWGREFRSQR from the coding sequence ATGCGACGCCTGCTCCTCGCCCCCCTCCTGCTCGTCACCGCGGCCCACGCCGCTCCCAACGTCCCCCCCGGCTACGTCCAGACCGACGACTGGCTGGAGCGCAACAGCCAGCCGGAGCGCTACGGGCCCCTGAACGTGCTCGACGGCCGCGACACCACCGTCTGGTGCGTCAACGGCGAGGCCCCGGCCTTCACCTTCGGCTTCAAGGAAATCGTCACCATCGACGAGGTGCGCGTCTACACGGGGGACGGGTCGGACCGGGCTGCGTTCAAGGCCCGTGCCCGCGCGCGCAAACTGACTGTCACCGGCGTGAAGGAGGCCCGCAGCGTCAGCGTGGAGGACAAACGCGGGCTCCAGGCGGTCCCGCTCAAGCCTGCGCTGCGAGGGGCCCGCTTCACCCTGGAGGTGTCGGACCGCTTCCGGGGCGCGAATGACGACGCGCCCGTGTGCGTCACCGACATCGTCTTCTACTCAGGGGGCAAGGCGCTCAACGGGACGTGGCTGGCGCCGAAGCTGAAGTACAACGCCCGGCTCGCGCCGCTGCTGGGCACCTGGTTCGGAGGCCTGAAGGGCGCTCCGCACCGGTTCCTGTCGTTCTACCTGGATGGGACGTACAGCTTCACCGAGGAGCCACTGGAGGGGGAGGTGTCCTCCACCGTCAGCGGCGCCTACACGCTGTCCGGGGACAAGCTGTCCCTGGAGGTGCCTTCGGTCGGCCGGGTGACCGCGCGCTTCCCGAAGGGAGACGCGGAGGGAACGCGCGCGCCCGACGCGGCGCTCGAGTTCGACGGCCCCGTCACCGAGGCCTGGGGACGCGAGTTCCGCAGTCAGCGCTGA
- a CDS encoding zf-TFIIB domain-containing protein — protein MDCPSCNVEMSDLEGDDQTLRKCGDCGGLWIDVADLNRVLLHNNLPGLESQGGKVDAEALTGQCPECQVDLVRVDGGDRQHPLHYDTCESCGGIFLESEFQDATDVKVAVEEIIVFFRHFGAKRKMAAL, from the coding sequence ATGGATTGCCCCAGCTGCAACGTCGAGATGTCGGATCTCGAGGGGGATGATCAGACGTTGCGAAAGTGTGGAGATTGCGGCGGGCTGTGGATTGACGTCGCGGACCTCAACCGGGTCCTGCTCCACAACAACCTCCCCGGGCTGGAGAGCCAGGGCGGTAAGGTGGATGCGGAGGCGCTGACCGGTCAGTGCCCCGAGTGCCAGGTCGACCTCGTCCGCGTCGACGGCGGCGACCGCCAGCACCCCCTCCACTACGACACCTGCGAGTCCTGCGGCGGCATCTTCCTGGAATCGGAGTTCCAGGACGCCACCGACGTAAAGGTGGCCGTCGAGGAAATCATCGTGTTCTTCCGCCACTTCGGCGCGAAGCGGAAGATGGCCGCGCTCTGA
- the murA gene encoding UDP-N-acetylglucosamine 1-carboxyvinyltransferase, translating to MDKIVIKGGQALHGEVQVSGAKNAALPILASALLADGTSTYRNVPDLADVATMLKVLRTMGCDTERDGDTTDVCRIGVNGHITPEAPYDLVKTMRASVVVLGPLVARFGRARVSMPGGCAIGARPIDQHLKGLKALGAEIHLTEGYVEATAKQLKGGTVNFDVITVTGTENVMMAAVLAKGRTVMENCAREPEVEELAKVLNKMGARIEGAGTSIITIEGVDGLKPVEHAILPDRIEAGTLLVAAAISGGNVLVKRVVPEHLDAVVEKLRETGCTITAEAGGLRCQAPQRLEAVNITTTEYPGFPTDMQAQLMALMSVSQGTSVISENIFENRFMHVPELDRLGADISIQGHTAVVKGVKGLSGAPVMATDLRASASLILAGLRAEGRTDVSRVYHLDRGYERLESKLRGLGADIRREKA from the coding sequence ATGGACAAGATTGTCATCAAGGGCGGCCAGGCGCTGCACGGCGAGGTGCAGGTCTCGGGCGCGAAGAACGCGGCGCTGCCCATTCTCGCCTCGGCGCTGCTGGCGGACGGCACCTCCACCTACCGCAACGTGCCGGACCTGGCGGACGTCGCCACCATGCTCAAGGTGCTGCGCACCATGGGCTGTGACACCGAGCGCGACGGCGACACCACGGACGTCTGCCGCATCGGCGTCAACGGCCACATCACCCCGGAGGCGCCGTACGACCTGGTGAAGACGATGCGCGCCAGCGTGGTGGTCCTGGGGCCGCTGGTGGCCCGCTTCGGACGGGCGCGCGTGTCCATGCCGGGCGGCTGCGCCATTGGCGCGCGCCCCATTGACCAGCACCTCAAGGGCCTGAAGGCGCTGGGCGCGGAAATCCACCTCACCGAAGGCTACGTGGAAGCCACCGCGAAGCAGCTCAAGGGCGGCACGGTCAACTTCGACGTCATCACCGTCACCGGCACGGAGAACGTGATGATGGCGGCGGTGCTGGCCAAGGGCCGCACGGTGATGGAGAACTGCGCCCGCGAGCCCGAGGTCGAGGAGCTGGCCAAGGTGCTCAACAAGATGGGCGCGCGCATCGAGGGCGCGGGCACCTCCATCATCACGATTGAGGGCGTGGACGGGCTCAAGCCGGTGGAGCACGCCATCCTCCCCGACCGCATCGAGGCGGGCACCCTGCTGGTGGCGGCGGCCATCTCCGGCGGCAACGTGCTCGTCAAACGCGTGGTGCCCGAGCACCTGGACGCGGTGGTGGAGAAGCTGCGCGAAACCGGGTGCACGATTACCGCCGAGGCCGGCGGGCTGCGCTGCCAGGCCCCCCAGCGGCTCGAGGCGGTGAACATCACCACCACGGAGTACCCGGGCTTCCCCACCGACATGCAGGCCCAGTTGATGGCGCTCATGTCTGTCAGTCAGGGAACGTCCGTCATCAGCGAAAACATCTTCGAGAACCGCTTCATGCACGTGCCGGAGCTGGACCGGCTCGGCGCGGACATCTCCATCCAGGGGCACACCGCGGTGGTGAAGGGCGTGAAGGGCCTGAGCGGCGCGCCCGTCATGGCCACGGACCTGAGGGCGAGCGCCTCGCTCATCCTCGCGGGGCTCCGAGCGGAGGGCCGCACCGACGTCAGCCGCGTCTACCACCTGGACCGGGGCTACGAGCGCCTGGAGAGCAAGCTGCGCGGCCTGGGCGCGGACATCCGCCGCGAAAAGGCGTAG
- the prmC gene encoding peptide chain release factor N(5)-glutamine methyltransferase: MSSEPWTIRKVLTWTTQHFEKRQVDAPRLTAEILLSFVLKLSRVRLYVDLDRPLSKEELGAYRALIERRMAGEPTQYLTGVREFYNRPFKVDARVLIPRPETELLVEAALRMLPKDAPGRALDVCTGSGCIAISLAAERPQATVIATDLSPDACALAQENAQALGVADRVTVLQGDLFAPVPADARFQVVVSNPPYIASGDIPGLSAEVRREPKLALDGGPDGLVAVRRVVTGARQWLEPGGLLAMEIGEDQGPALLELLRAAGYADVRVEKDLERRERMAFGTQPVASGPQG, translated from the coding sequence ATGAGCAGCGAGCCCTGGACCATCCGCAAGGTCCTCACCTGGACGACCCAGCACTTCGAGAAGCGACAGGTGGACGCGCCGCGTCTCACCGCGGAAATCCTCCTGTCGTTCGTGCTCAAGCTCAGCCGCGTCCGGCTGTACGTGGACCTGGACCGCCCGCTCTCCAAGGAGGAGCTGGGCGCCTACCGTGCCCTCATCGAGCGGCGCATGGCGGGCGAGCCCACGCAGTACCTGACGGGCGTGCGTGAGTTCTACAACCGCCCCTTCAAGGTGGACGCCCGGGTGCTGATTCCGCGGCCGGAGACGGAGCTCCTGGTGGAGGCGGCGCTGCGCATGCTTCCCAAGGACGCGCCCGGACGCGCGCTGGACGTGTGCACCGGCTCGGGCTGCATCGCCATCAGCCTCGCGGCCGAGCGGCCCCAGGCCACCGTCATCGCCACGGACCTGTCGCCGGACGCCTGCGCCCTGGCCCAGGAGAACGCCCAGGCGCTGGGCGTGGCGGACCGGGTGACGGTGCTGCAAGGCGACCTCTTCGCCCCGGTGCCGGCGGACGCGCGCTTCCAGGTGGTGGTGTCCAACCCGCCGTACATCGCCTCCGGGGACATCCCGGGCCTGTCCGCCGAGGTGCGCCGCGAGCCGAAGCTGGCGCTCGACGGCGGCCCGGACGGACTGGTGGCCGTGCGGCGGGTGGTGACGGGTGCGCGCCAGTGGTTGGAGCCTGGCGGGCTCCTTGCAATGGAGATTGGCGAGGACCAGGGCCCTGCCCTCCTGGAGCTCCTGCGGGCCGCGGGCTACGCGGACGTCAGAGTGGAGAAGGACCTGGAGCGGCGGGAGCGAATGGCTTTTGGGACACAGCCCGTGGCCAGCGGGCCACAGGGCTGA
- the prfA gene encoding peptide chain release factor 1, giving the protein MIDKLEDVERRFERLTADLSNPEVLSDSARLQKVSKERAGLEKLVEAFRAYRKVISDMEEVETWLGSGDADEKAFARESLPGLKEQREEMEASLKILLLPKDPNDEKNVILEIRAGAGGDEAALFAEEVMQMYLRYADRRGWKADILDMSPGNAGGVKDATVTLSGDAVFSNMKYESGVHRVQRVPATETQGRIHTSTITVSVMPEAEDVDVQVNPADIEMQVMRSTGSGGQSVNTTDSAVRLIHHPTGIVVKCQQEKSQLKNRTMAMRMLRAKLYEIEQERIRNERDSARRAQVGTGDRSEKIRTYNFPQDRLTDHRIGLTVHNLPGVMAGDVEDILTACRTYYQAEALKAQTAGGSKPSA; this is encoded by the coding sequence ATGATTGACAAACTCGAAGACGTCGAGCGCCGGTTCGAACGCCTGACCGCCGACCTGTCGAACCCCGAGGTACTCAGCGACTCGGCGAGGCTCCAGAAGGTCTCCAAGGAGCGCGCGGGCCTGGAGAAGCTGGTCGAGGCCTTCCGCGCCTACCGCAAGGTCATCTCCGACATGGAAGAGGTGGAGACCTGGCTCGGCAGCGGCGACGCCGACGAGAAGGCCTTCGCCCGCGAGTCCCTCCCCGGCCTCAAGGAGCAGCGCGAGGAGATGGAGGCCAGCCTCAAGATTCTCCTCCTGCCCAAGGACCCGAATGACGAAAAGAACGTCATCCTGGAAATCCGCGCGGGCGCGGGTGGGGACGAGGCCGCCCTCTTCGCCGAGGAGGTCATGCAGATGTACCTCCGCTACGCGGACCGCCGGGGTTGGAAGGCGGACATCCTGGACATGAGCCCGGGCAACGCGGGCGGCGTGAAGGACGCCACCGTGACGCTGTCCGGCGACGCGGTGTTCAGCAACATGAAGTACGAGTCCGGCGTCCACCGCGTGCAGCGCGTGCCGGCCACGGAGACGCAGGGCCGCATCCACACGTCCACCATCACCGTGTCGGTGATGCCGGAGGCGGAGGACGTGGACGTGCAGGTGAACCCGGCGGACATCGAGATGCAGGTGATGCGCTCCACGGGCTCGGGCGGCCAGAGCGTCAACACCACGGACTCCGCGGTGCGCCTCATCCACCACCCGACGGGCATCGTGGTGAAGTGCCAGCAGGAGAAGAGCCAGTTGAAGAACCGCACCATGGCCATGCGCATGCTGCGGGCGAAGCTCTACGAAATCGAGCAGGAGCGCATCCGCAACGAGCGCGACTCCGCCCGCCGCGCGCAGGTGGGCACGGGCGACCGCAGCGAGAAGATTCGCACCTACAACTTCCCGCAGGACCGCCTGACGGACCACCGCATCGGCCTCACGGTGCACAACCTGCCGGGCGTCATGGCGGGGGACGTGGAAGACATCCTCACCGCCTGCCGGACCTACTATCAGGCCGAGGCGCTCAAGGCGCAGACGGCTGGCGGCTCGAAGCCCTCCGCATGA
- a CDS encoding tetratricopeptide repeat protein: protein MAREKDNIALSDEHNTRGIELADRGWLDEAIKEFKKAIDLDPSSAHAHDNLATVYAEKKLFRDALSEYLTALKLEPESATAHYNLACFLSTHAGEMAVEEYKEAIELDPEYPDAHLNLGLTYADQGRVEEAMRELQTAIELDSQDAFPRHELAALMMDEGDYRSAITQLKEVVRLEPDNFEAQLDLGICYAQKGFYAEAERAYERARALNPEDLLLNYNLSALFALWGRPKDAVQYLQKSLTADRPKVMGWLATDPMFDALKGDPDFEALF, encoded by the coding sequence ATGGCCCGCGAAAAGGACAACATCGCTCTCTCCGACGAGCACAACACTCGTGGAATCGAGCTGGCGGACCGGGGTTGGCTCGACGAGGCCATCAAGGAGTTCAAGAAGGCCATCGACCTCGACCCGAGCTCCGCGCACGCTCACGACAACCTTGCGACCGTCTACGCGGAGAAGAAACTCTTCCGGGACGCACTCTCCGAGTACCTCACGGCTTTGAAGCTGGAGCCGGAGAGCGCCACGGCGCACTACAACCTGGCCTGCTTCCTCTCCACCCACGCGGGGGAGATGGCCGTGGAGGAGTACAAGGAAGCCATCGAGTTGGATCCGGAGTACCCGGACGCCCACCTCAACCTGGGCCTCACCTACGCGGACCAGGGCCGGGTGGAGGAGGCGATGCGGGAGCTCCAGACGGCCATCGAGCTGGACTCCCAGGACGCCTTCCCCCGTCACGAGCTGGCCGCGTTGATGATGGACGAGGGCGACTACCGCTCTGCCATCACCCAGTTGAAGGAAGTGGTGCGGCTGGAGCCGGACAACTTCGAGGCGCAGCTCGACCTGGGCATCTGCTACGCCCAGAAGGGCTTCTACGCGGAGGCGGAGCGCGCCTATGAGCGGGCGCGGGCGCTGAATCCGGAAGACCTGCTGCTCAACTACAACCTGTCCGCGCTGTTCGCGCTGTGGGGGCGTCCCAAGGACGCCGTGCAGTACCTGCAGAAGTCGCTCACGGCGGACCGTCCGAAGGTCATGGGTTGGCTGGCCACGGACCCCATGTTCGACGCCCTCAAGGGTGACCCGGACTTCGAAGCCTTGTTCTAA
- a CDS encoding hemolysin family protein produces MGNEWLFLGLAILLVFANGFFVATEFAIVKIRATRLQALVDEGAPGAPAAMKMVEKLDAYLSATQFGITLASLGLGWLGEPAFARLLEPVLVQLVPEGAATTVAHTAAVVIGFSIITFLHIVLGELAPKSLAIQRPEDTTLAVALPMRFFYYLFYPAIVLLNGLAAWVLRVFGLQSVGEAHEAHSEDELLVILHSSAQAGAITTARAELLERALEMAQKTARQVMVPRNQVRFLDVEEPLEKCIADARAAGHTWLPVCRGNLDEVEGLVNAKDLFFLLSRGELRSLAQVQRPVLFIPEGATLEQLLAEFRRRRRQTALVVDEHGGTSGLVTIADVVAEVVGDVAELGRRMDEVRALPGGRFELPGTAQLDDLEERLDVNFDLDEDEEGEVTTIAGYLMTRLGRVPVKGDTLRLDMWRIVVDEVEGPRVVRVTVEPQSRTAPRTVADGSGSPGDGSSGASGESL; encoded by the coding sequence ATGGGCAACGAGTGGTTGTTCCTCGGGCTGGCGATTCTCCTCGTATTCGCCAACGGGTTCTTCGTGGCGACCGAGTTCGCCATCGTGAAGATTCGCGCCACGCGCCTTCAGGCGCTGGTGGACGAAGGCGCTCCGGGCGCCCCCGCGGCGATGAAGATGGTGGAGAAGCTGGACGCGTATCTCTCCGCCACGCAGTTCGGCATCACCCTGGCGTCGCTGGGCCTGGGCTGGCTGGGTGAGCCCGCCTTCGCGCGCCTGCTGGAGCCGGTGCTGGTGCAGTTGGTGCCGGAGGGCGCCGCCACCACGGTGGCCCACACCGCGGCGGTGGTGATCGGCTTCAGCATCATCACCTTCCTGCACATCGTGCTGGGGGAGCTGGCGCCCAAGAGCCTGGCCATCCAGCGCCCCGAGGACACGACGCTCGCGGTGGCGCTGCCGATGCGGTTCTTCTACTACCTGTTCTACCCGGCCATCGTCCTGCTCAACGGGCTGGCGGCGTGGGTGCTGAGGGTCTTCGGGCTCCAGTCGGTGGGAGAGGCGCACGAGGCGCACAGCGAGGACGAGTTGCTCGTCATCCTCCACAGCTCCGCGCAGGCGGGGGCCATCACCACGGCGCGCGCGGAGCTGCTGGAGCGCGCGCTGGAGATGGCGCAGAAGACGGCGCGGCAGGTGATGGTGCCGCGCAACCAGGTGCGCTTCCTGGACGTGGAGGAGCCGCTGGAGAAGTGCATCGCGGACGCGCGCGCGGCGGGCCACACGTGGCTGCCGGTGTGCCGGGGCAACCTCGACGAGGTCGAGGGCCTGGTGAACGCGAAGGACCTCTTCTTCCTGCTGTCGCGGGGCGAGCTGCGCAGCCTGGCGCAGGTGCAGCGGCCGGTGTTGTTCATTCCGGAGGGCGCGACGCTGGAGCAGTTGCTCGCGGAGTTCCGTCGCCGTCGCCGGCAGACGGCGCTGGTGGTGGACGAGCACGGCGGAACGTCCGGGCTGGTGACCATCGCGGACGTGGTGGCGGAGGTCGTGGGCGACGTGGCGGAGCTGGGCCGGCGCATGGACGAGGTCCGCGCGCTGCCAGGGGGCCGCTTCGAGCTTCCAGGCACGGCGCAGTTGGATGACCTGGAAGAGCGCCTGGACGTCAACTTCGACCTGGACGAGGACGAAGAGGGCGAGGTGACGACCATCGCCGGCTACCTCATGACGCGGCTGGGGCGCGTTCCCGTGAAGGGGGACACGCTGCGGCTCGACATGTGGCGCATCGTCGTGGACGAAGTCGAAGGGCCGCGCGTCGTGCGCGTCACGGTGGAGCCGCAGTCGAGGACGGCGCCGCGCACCGTGGCGGATGGCTCGGGTTCGCCGGGGGACGGGTCCTCGGGCGCGTCTGGCGAGTCCCTGTAG